The genomic interval GAATGTACTAACTCAGCAAGTTGACCCCAGCATTTCTTCCTTTAGACAATTTGAACCCATTTGCAAATTTCATCACACTGAAGCATTTAGTAATGAGATGATAACATTTCAGAATCTGAATGGAGGCTTACCTCACATAGTACAACCAGAAATGCAAAGTCATGTGTATAATTCTGCAAAAGACACCAATATAAAGGAAGAttcatttaaggaagaaaatccaCTGGAAACTAGCACTTCTATAAATGAAGAGCAATTTGCTCATGAGTGTGTCAGACAACCTTCAAGAAGTCCACCTGTAGTCCACGGCAGTGGAGAGACCGTGAAATTCATGGAAATGTCACGGGCTAAAAGTGCTGCCACACAATCTGCCCTGAAACCTAGTCAACCTCAAAGCGTCTGGTATGCAACAGAGAAGGTAAGATTTTTGGTGGTCAGTACAGCTTATAGAGTATTAAACTAtgtgctttcaaaaaaaaaaaaccccaaaaccatgAACATAATCTATTTAGACTTTTCCAAGTACCACTAGATAATAATTAGCAAGAGGGACATTGCTTCTCTGGGGAAAATGTCTTCTGAGTTCTTTATcaatttagaaacaaatttttctattaaaatcaaGTCCATACTTGGAGATTAGCTCTACTGAATGGTCATATCTTTGAGGATCAAGGCTCTGTCTTACTCATCCTTTTATGTACTTTAGGATCTACATGGTGCCTTGAATATAACAGGCTTTTATATTTGGTGAATCAAATTGGCTGGGACTCAAGAGGTTACAGTAAGAAAAAGgttgagaagaggaagaaggatagAGGTATTAAGTTATTTGATAggaaaatcttaacatttttctatCATGAGGGTTTCTATTGACAAgcataaaatattagtttttctaccaaagggaaaatattaatttgtcttttgacttATTGATTCTGGGCATGCATGTAGGATCCTAAGAATACTGAAGATGCCATTAGTATAAATTCTGTGTGCTCTCTGAAGATACTTTAAAGGTAACAGTTTTAAGACTTGGTATGGGCAAATATAATCCAAGAGTAGTAAAAAATAATACCTGATTTTCATTGTTAGTCTGATGAGAAAAGTTATGACTATTATGTTTCATTTCCAAGTATGAAcagttttttgttcatttatttggaagCAGTATTTAAAAGAGAACTTTATTTCCCTATGTTGATTCTGGAAAATGgcattaaaaaatctgtttaattaGTGTTTCTCACAATTGCTCCTTCCTATTTCTGCTGCATTTAGTCATTTATTCAGTCAATAAATACTTTCTGGAACCTATTCTGTGCTAGGCTCTATGCTATGTGTTGGTTatataatggtttttaaaaatgtggttttcaTCTTCATGAAAATAACACCTTAGTAGAGGAGACTCACataaataatcacacaaataagTGTAAGCTTTCTCCTATGATAAGGCTCTGAGTAGTTCTGTATAAAGTGTACGTAAAGTGTAGATAATGTTCTATAGTATTACATATAAACTGTAAGCTGCAAGGATGGTGAGTGTTGTGAATAAAGTGATGGGAGTCTTACTGTCCTGGGCAGGGAGTTTGGGGGAGGCTTCCTGAAGTGGTGGGAATTGAGCTGAGCTCTGAAGGATGAGTGAGGAGTTAAGGAACTGTGGGTGGGAGCGTGTTCCATGCAGAAGTTAACGCGTGGGAAAACCCTGTGGCTTAGGGAGCATGGCACCCAGTAGGACCTAACAGAAGCCCCGTGTCGCTGGATTGAAGGAGGCACATAGTAGATGAGGAGGGAAAGGTAGCATGAGTCAGGCAGCAAGCCCAGATAGCAGAACTCGTAGGCCTCCATGGGGATAGTTGTTTTTATCCCGAATGATGATAAACCGTTAAAAGACAGGAGTCTagtggcagctgggtggctcagtcagttaagcatccgacttcagctcaggtcatgatctgacaggttcctgagttggagctaacagcccagagcctggatcctgcttcagattccaggtgtctccctctctctcttcccctcctgggctcacacactgtctctcaaaaataaataatcataaaaaatcataaaaaaataaataatcattaaaaaaagacaggaatCCAATATCTCAGGGTTTTAATGTCatgtttatttcagtattttcttaCTACAACTAATTGTCCTAAAACTAATTGCCCCTAAAACCTGTGTTGTGGGCAGAAAATCAATGATGAAGCATTTTCATCTGATATTCTTTCATTCACAGGAGTCATAGCAATGAGATAATGGTTTAATAAGCAATAAAAGTAGTTTtcagtcaaggggtgcctggtggcttagttgattaaacatctgactcctgattttggctcaggtcatgatttcacagtcttgggattgagccctgcattgggttctgtgctgagcttcatgcctgcttaggattctctctcttcttctctgctccctacttgtgctttctctctctgtcaaaaataaataaaagtgttttttaatttttttaatgtttatttttgagagagatagacacaaggtgagtaggagaggggcagagagagagggagacacagaatctgaagcaggcttaggctctgagctgtcagcacagagccctgcatggggcttgagctcagaaactgtgaaataatgatctgagccaaagtaggatgcttaccaactgagccacccaggcaccctaaataaataaataaacatttttacaaagtaGTCTTCATTCAAAAGAGGCCTCACAGACTGTAGGGTcattgataaatttattttaattcatctgaAGTCAAAGAAAGTACCTTACTTACATATGTTCAAAAACTTTCCTACCATAGAAAACACTGAGAGTGTGAAAGCTGAGATTTTTTGGTAAAAGTAAATGTGATACCTATCATACACCTACTCTTTGTGCTCTGCCATAGGTGCTGTATATACATTTAGCAGGTAATACTTAAGTATGTTTGttaagtaggtattattattagaAGCGGCTACTATTGATAGAGTTGAGAAAACCAAACTAGGGACCTAGGACTCAAGGCCAgctctgatttcaaaacttatgaTCTTTATActccttttcacttattttgtttaCTGTAAGACTGTAGTGTCTTCAAAAGGAACACAGAGTTTTGGGGATATTCCTGAGATGCCAGTCAGTCACCAAAAGGAGGTCACAGTGGAGGACCCAGACAGTCCCGGGACAGTCTCATCTTGGTCTCCTGCAGGCATTTCTTGGAGTGGTGAAGCATGTCAGGAAGACGGCAAGGCGCCTGACATGGAGCAGAGCTTGGAGAGCTTACAGCCTGTGAAAGAGGACATGGCTTTAAACAAAGTCTTACGGAAATTAAAACATACTAACAAAAGGCAACAAACTCTGATCCAAGGCCTGCAGTGTAGTAACAAGAATTTAGAGAAGAAGGTCAAAGAGCTCCAGAAGCAGGCTGCCAAGCAGGATGTGTTCGTTGACATCATAAATCAGCTAAAGGAGAAGGTGGAAGAATTAATTGAAGACAAGTACAGAGTGATGCTAGAGAAGAATGATACTGACAGGACCCTGCAGAATTTGCACGAGGTTTTGACTAACACCCAAAAACATCTCCAGGAATCtaggaatgaaaaggaaaccttACAGCTGGAGCTTAAGAAGATCAAGGGCAATTATATTCACCTACAGGAAAGGTACATGACTGAAATGCAGCAGAGAGATAAAACTATAAGTGAGTACATGGAGATGAACAGAACTTTAAGCAAGAAAGAAGAGGTAGACAGCCTGAAGCAACTCCAGGGAGAACTGGAAAAGGCCACCACTTCTTCTTTGAACTTgttgaaaagggaaaggaagacccAAGAGCAGGAGTTCCTGTCTTTACAGGAGGAATTCCAGAAGCATGAAAAGGAGAACCTGGAAGAAAGAcaggaactgaaatcaagactggaGAAACCGCTCACTCAAGTTAATCATTTGCAGTTTATATCTGAAAACGAGCAGGCGAAGAGCGCCAAACTCAGCGCACTGAAACACGGAAACGAAAACGCAAGGCTTCAGCAGCAGGTGGCCAGGAGCGAGGAGCAAAGCCCTCAGTTTGAGACGGTTCATTTAAAGGAGTACCCCCGGGAGGCGGTGGAGGCAGATATCACAAAGGTATTGTCACAAATTTGGAATCTCTAACGCAGAATTTCAGGAGTTTCTAACAGTCTGCTGATGCCTATTTAGAGGCAACACTTTGTCAGTAGAAAGAAATATTAGCaacaaaaaaagggagagaggaaaaggtaCTACAGGTTTAGAGAAGCTTCTGTGGTTCTTGGGTGCTCACATTAAAGGAAGCTGCTTCTCGAGTACTCACCTAAAGAGGCTCTTTCTGGCCTCTTGTGACTACTTTGGTAGAGGTGAAAATTAACCTGGGAATTTTCTGGGTACCTGTGGCCAATCATCTGAAGCATCCTTTGAGAAAGGGTTTTCTAGGCGGGGATCTCTCTGTTTTCATGTCACTTCTGCCTATTCAACAATACAACTAATGCAATTACATACTTGGTTTACAAAGTAAAACTGTATTATATTCACATATTAATGTTGTGAAAGTATATACTTTTTGATTGAGGTGTTATTGACCTGTATCATTAG from Suricata suricatta isolate VVHF042 chromosome 7, meerkat_22Aug2017_6uvM2_HiC, whole genome shotgun sequence carries:
- the CAGE1 gene encoding cancer-associated gene 1 protein isoform X3; its protein translation is MDPGNPLHFEVDASHEKLESTLEADTVIVSSLNQDLTHSESPFYMDTSSANSDLPQNEIKNIRREDESECILSEEIYTTLDNWLGDVDIGNDSQNVLTQQVDPSISSFRQFEPICKFHHTEAFSNEMITFQNLNGGLPHIVQPEMQSHVYNSAKDTNIKEDSFKEENPLETSTSINEEQFAHECVRQPSRSPPVVHGSGETVKFMEMSRAKSAATQSALKPSQPQSVWYATEKTVVSSKGTQSFGDIPEMPVSHQKEVTVEDPDSPGTVSSWSPAGISWSGEACQEDGKAPDMEQSLESLQPVKEDMALNKVLRKLKHTNKRQQTLIQGLQCSNKNLEKKVKELQKQAAKQDVFVDIINQLKEKVEELIEDKYRVMLEKNDTDRTLQNLHEVLTNTQKHLQESRNEKETLQLELKKIKGNYIHLQERYMTEMQQRDKTISEYMEMNRTLSKKEEVDSLKQLQGELEKATTSSLNLLKRERKTQEQEFLSLQEEFQKHEKENLEERQELKSRLEKPLTQVNHLQFISENEQAKSAKLSALKHGNENARLQQQVARSEEQSPQFETVHLKEYPREAVEADITKEAKMIRSHVFPNYSPGEEVSLSPPDVKTTSQLVSKLHRLLALVIGLLTCQDISTTNTEHFKDSEKISDVMLQKLKRFHLKKKNLDQELLKHKDRITTFRELITNEKAFQDRVIEVTGFDSDDAKNIGDVFILLGARLNMYHSLNEELDCLIPKLGGLLKSKADQCYRLTEENDKYQRHLGNLINKATSHEDMIKCADQRLEISHSQIALPRRLENRPKSLTVLPPHRLTWQLQLQLL
- the CAGE1 gene encoding cancer-associated gene 1 protein isoform X2; translation: MDPGNPLHFEVDASHEKLESTLEADTVIVSSLNQDLTHSESPFYMDTSSANSDLPQNEIKNIRREDESECILSEEIYTTLDNWLGDVDIGNDSQNVLTQQVDPSISSFRQFEPICKFHHTEAFSNEMITFQNLNGGLPHIVQPEMQSHVYNSAKDTNIKEDSFKEENPLETSTSINEEQFAHECVRQPSRSPPVVHGSGETVKFMEMSRAKSAATQSALKPSQPQSVWYATEKTVVSSKGTQSFGDIPEMPVSHQKEVTVEDPDSPGTVSSWSPAGISWSGEACQEDGKAPDMEQSLESLQPVKEDMALNKVLRKLKHTNKRQQTLIQGLQCSNKNLEKKVKELQKQAAKQDVFVDIINQLKEKVEELIEDKYRVMLEKNDTDRTLQNLHEVLTNTQKHLQESRNEKETLQLELKKIKGNYIHLQERYMTEMQQRDKTISEYMEMNRTLSKKEEVDSLKQLQGELEKATTSSLNLLKRERKTQEQEFLSLQEEFQKHEKENLEERQELKSRLEKPLTQVNHLQFISENEQAKSAKLSALKHGNENARLQQQVARSEEQSPQFETVHLKEYPREAVEADITKEAKMIRSHVFPNYSPGEEVSLSPPDVKTTSQLVSKLHRLLALVIGLLTCQDISTTNTEHFKDSEKISDVMLQKLKRFHLKKKNLDQELLKHKDRITTFRELITNEKAFQDRVIEVTGFDSDDAKNIGDVFILLGARLNMYHSLNEELDCLIPKLGGLLKSKADQCYRLTEENDKYQRHLGNLINKATSHEDMIKCADQRLEISHSQIALPRRLENRPKSLTVLVAKPRKMKLSHPCSLPCSIRLKQTEIVIKI
- the CAGE1 gene encoding cancer-associated gene 1 protein isoform X4, producing MDPGNPLHFEVDASHEKLESTLEADTVIVSSLNQDLTHSESPFYMDTSSANSDLPQNEIKNIRREDESECILSEEIYTTLDNWLGDVDIGNDSQNVLTQQVDPSISSFRQFEPICKFHHTEAFSNEMITFQNLNGGLPHIVQPEMQSHVYNSAKDTNIKEDSFKEENPLETSTSINEEQFAHECVRQPSRSPPVVHGSGETVKFMEMSRAKSAATQSALKPSQPQSVWYATEKTVVSSKGTQSFGDIPEMPVSHQKEVTVEDPDSPGTVSSWSPAGISWSGEACQEDGKAPDMEQSLESLQPVKEDMALNKVLRKLKHTNKRQQTLIQGLQCSNKNLEKKVKELQKQAAKQDVFVDIINQLKEKVEELIEDKYRVMLEKNDTDRTLQNLHEVLTNTQKHLQESRNEKETLQLELKKIKGNYIHLQERYMTEMQQRDKTISEYMEMNRTLSKKEEVDSLKQLQGELEKATTSSLNLLKRERKTQEQEFLSLQEEFQKHEKENLEERQELKSRLEKPLTQVNHLQFISENEQAKSAKLSALKHGNENARLQQQVARSEEQSPQFETVHLKEYPREAVEADITKEAKMIRSHVFPNYSPGEEVSLSPPDVKTTSQLVSKLHRLLALVIGLLTCQDISTTNTEHFKDSEKISDVMLQKLKRFHLKKKNLDQELLKHKDRITTFRELITNEKAFQDRVIEVTGFDSDDAKNIGDVFILLGARLNMYHSLNEELDCLIPKLGGLLKSKADQCYRLTEENDKYQRHLGNLINKATSHEDMIKCADQRLEISHSQIALPRRLENRPKSLTVMPDILEGNRNYLD
- the CAGE1 gene encoding cancer-associated gene 1 protein isoform X7; translation: MDPGNPLHFEVDASHEKLESTLEADTVIVSSLNQDLTHSESPFYMDTSSANSDLPQNEIKNIRREDESECILSEEIYTTLDNWLGDVDIGNDSQNVLTQQVDPSISSFRQFEPICKFHHTEAFSNEMITFQNLNGGLPHIVQPEMQSHVYNSAKDTNIKEDSFKEENPLETSTSINEEQFAHECVRQPSRSPPVVHGSGETVKFMEMSRAKSAATQSALKPSQPQSVWYATEKTVVSSKGTQSFGDIPEMPVSHQKEVTVEDPDSPGTVSSWSPAGISWSGEACQEDGKAPDMEQSLESLQPVKEDMALNKVLRKLKHTNKRQQTLIQGLQCSNKNLEKKVKELQKQAAKQDVFVDIINQLKEKVEELIEDKYRVMLEKNDTDRTLQNLHEVLTNTQKHLQESRNEKETLQLELKKIKGNYIHLQERYMTEMQQRDKTISEYMEMNRTLSKKEEVDSLKQLQGELEKATTSSLNLLKRERKTQEQEFLSLQEEFQKHEKENLEERQELKSRLEKPLTQVNHLQFISENEQAKSAKLSALKHGNENARLQQQVARSEEQSPQFETVHLKEYPREAVEADITKEAKMIRSHVFPNYSPGEEVSLSPPDVKTTSQLVSKLHRLLALVIGLLTCQDISTTNTEHFKDSEKISDVMLQKLKRFHLKKKNLDQELLKHKDRITTFRELITNEKAFQDRVIELYVLHVYDSSH
- the CAGE1 gene encoding cancer-associated gene 1 protein isoform X5, which encodes MDPGNPLHFEVDASHEKLESTLEADTVIVSSLNQDLTHSESPFYMDTSSANSDLPQNEIKNIRREDESECILSEEIYTTLDNWLGDVDIGNDSQNVLTQQVDPSISSFRQFEPICKFHHTEAFSNEMITFQNLNGGLPHIVQPEMQSHVYNSAKDTNIKEDSFKEENPLETSTSINEEQFAHECVRQPSRSPPVVHGSGETVKFMEMSRAKSAATQSALKPSQPQSVWYATEKTVVSSKGTQSFGDIPEMPVSHQKEVTVEDPDSPGTVSSWSPAGISWSGEACQEDGKAPDMEQSLESLQPVKEDMALNKVLRKLKHTNKRQQTLIQGLQCSNKNLEKKVKELQKQAAKQDVFVDIINQLKEKVEELIEDKYRVMLEKNDTDRTLQNLHEVLTNTQKHLQESRNEKETLQLELKKIKGNYIHLQERYMTEMQQRDKTISEYMEMNRTLSKKEEVDSLKQLQGELEKATTSSLNLLKRERKTQEQEFLSLQEEFQKHEKENLEERQELKSRLEKPLTQVNHLQFISENEQAKSAKLSALKHGNENARLQQQVARSEEQSPQFETVHLKEYPREAVEADITKEAKMIRSHVFPNYSPGEEVSLSPPDVKTTSQLVSKLHRLLALVIGLLTCQDISTTNTEHFKDSEKISDVMLQKLKRFHLKKKNLDQELLKHKDRITTFRELITNEKAFQDRVIEIPKLGGLLKSKADQCYRLTEENDKYQRHLGNLINKATSHEDMIKCADQRLEISHSQIALPRRLENRPKSLTVGKLKHHRRKTNINIKMATVVLESAHDCDEARINIGCLQTGTCA
- the CAGE1 gene encoding cancer-associated gene 1 protein isoform X1 — translated: MDPGNPLHFEVDASHEKLESTLEADTVIVSSLNQDLTHSESPFYMDTSSANSDLPQNEIKNIRREDESECILSEEIYTTLDNWLGDVDIGNDSQNVLTQQVDPSISSFRQFEPICKFHHTEAFSNEMITFQNLNGGLPHIVQPEMQSHVYNSAKDTNIKEDSFKEENPLETSTSINEEQFAHECVRQPSRSPPVVHGSGETVKFMEMSRAKSAATQSALKPSQPQSVWYATEKTVVSSKGTQSFGDIPEMPVSHQKEVTVEDPDSPGTVSSWSPAGISWSGEACQEDGKAPDMEQSLESLQPVKEDMALNKVLRKLKHTNKRQQTLIQGLQCSNKNLEKKVKELQKQAAKQDVFVDIINQLKEKVEELIEDKYRVMLEKNDTDRTLQNLHEVLTNTQKHLQESRNEKETLQLELKKIKGNYIHLQERYMTEMQQRDKTISEYMEMNRTLSKKEEVDSLKQLQGELEKATTSSLNLLKRERKTQEQEFLSLQEEFQKHEKENLEERQELKSRLEKPLTQVNHLQFISENEQAKSAKLSALKHGNENARLQQQVARSEEQSPQFETVHLKEYPREAVEADITKEAKMIRSHVFPNYSPGEEVSLSPPDVKTTSQLVSKLHRLLALVIGLLTCQDISTTNTEHFKDSEKISDVMLQKLKRFHLKKKNLDQELLKHKDRITTFRELITNEKAFQDRVIEVTGFDSDDAKNIGDVFILLGARLNMYHSLNEELDCLIPKLGGLLKSKADQCYRLTEENDKYQRHLGNLINKATSHEDMIKCADQRLEISHSQIALPRRLENRPKSLTVGKLKHHRRKTNINIKMATVVLESAHDCDEARINIGCLQTGTCA
- the CAGE1 gene encoding cancer-associated gene 1 protein isoform X6, whose translation is MDPGNPLHFEVDASHEKLESTLEADTVIVSSLNQDLTHSESPFYMDTSSANSDLPQNEIKNIRREDESECILSEEIYTTLDNWLGDVDIGNDSQNVLTQQVDPSISSFRQFEPICKFHHTEAFSNEMITFQNLNGGLPHIVQPEMQSHVYNSAKDTNIKEDSFKEENPLETSTSINEEQFAHECVRQPSRSPPVVHGSGETVKFMEMSRAKSAATQSALKPSQPQSVWYATEKTVVSSKGTQSFGDIPEMPVSHQKEVTVEDPDSPGTVSSWSPAGISWSGEACQEDGKAPDMEQSLESLQPVKEDMALNKVLRKLKHTNKRQQTLIQGLQCSNKNLEKKVKELQKQAAKQDVFVDIINQLKEKVEELIEDKYRVMLEKNDTDRTLQNLHEVLTNTQKHLQESRNEKETLQLELKKIKGNYIHLQERYMTEMQQRDKTISEYMEMNRTLSKKEEVDSLKQLQGELEKATTSSLNLLKRERKTQEQEFLSLQEEFQKHEKENLEERQELKSRLEKPLTQVNHLQFISENEQAKSAKLSALKHGNENARLQQQVARSEEQSPQFETVHLKEYPREAVEADITKEAKMIRSHVFPNYSPGEEVSLSPPDVKTTSQLVSKLHRLLALVIGLLTCQDISTTNTEHFKDSEKISDVMLQKLKRFHLKKKNLDQELLKHKDRITTFRELITNEKAFQDRVIEVTGFDSDDAKNIGDVFILLGARLNMYHSLNEELDCLIPKLGGLLKSKADQCYRLTEENDKYQRHLGNLINKATSHEDMIKCADQRLEISHSQIALSV